In one Aquabacterium sp. OR-4 genomic region, the following are encoded:
- a CDS encoding sensor histidine kinase gives MLRAAVLLRGRPLAAHGVALALTGLALWARFAVDGYLAAGFPFLTFFPAIVLSTFFCGRGPAVVSAVLSVLSAWYWFIPPHGSFALTGSSGVAVAFFVGICVVDIVVIDLMLTAHTRLATLQRRTDELLAERTVLFQELQHRVANNLMLMGAVLADQERRLSHLPQARDAVGDARRRFDMLSRLHRQLHDPDTLVAPIQALLPGLCADLVKGLGRPGLVLEVNAQPLPLGVEPKLNLCLLVMELLTNAAKHAFGERDSGRLWVHLSEQPDGQALLCVDDDGCGPGAGFEPAATAAAAHPAATAAATKSAATAAPHAADAGRAAGDRLGMRIATGLSRSLRGELTVQARSGGGTSVQVRFKAPGDAARAPVGQR, from the coding sequence ATGTTGCGCGCCGCCGTGCTGCTGCGCGGGCGGCCGCTGGCGGCCCATGGCGTGGCGCTGGCGCTCACCGGCCTGGCGCTGTGGGCGCGCTTTGCGGTCGACGGCTACCTGGCGGCGGGCTTTCCGTTCCTGACGTTTTTTCCGGCCATCGTGCTCTCCACCTTCTTCTGCGGCCGCGGGCCGGCGGTGGTGAGCGCGGTGCTGTCGGTGCTGTCGGCCTGGTACTGGTTCATCCCGCCGCACGGCAGCTTTGCGCTCACCGGCTCCAGCGGCGTGGCGGTGGCCTTCTTCGTCGGCATCTGCGTCGTCGACATCGTGGTCATCGACCTGATGCTCACCGCCCACACCCGCCTGGCCACGCTGCAGCGGCGCACCGACGAGCTGCTGGCCGAGCGCACCGTGCTGTTCCAGGAGCTGCAGCACCGCGTGGCCAACAACCTGATGCTGATGGGCGCGGTGCTGGCCGACCAGGAGCGCCGGCTGAGCCACCTGCCGCAGGCGCGCGACGCGGTGGGCGACGCGCGCCGCCGCTTCGACATGCTGTCGCGCCTGCACCGCCAGCTGCACGACCCCGACACCCTGGTGGCGCCCATCCAGGCCCTGCTGCCCGGGCTGTGCGCCGATCTGGTCAAGGGCCTGGGCCGGCCGGGCCTGGTGCTGGAGGTCAACGCGCAGCCGCTGCCGCTGGGGGTCGAACCCAAGCTCAACCTGTGCCTGCTGGTGATGGAGCTGCTGACCAACGCCGCCAAGCATGCCTTCGGCGAACGCGACAGCGGCCGGCTGTGGGTGCATCTCAGCGAGCAGCCCGACGGCCAGGCCCTGCTGTGCGTGGACGACGACGGTTGCGGCCCGGGCGCGGGCTTCGAGCCCGCCGCCACGGCGGCGGCAGCCCACCCCGCCGCCACGGCGGCGGCAACCAAATCTGCCGCCACGGCGGCGCCCCACGCCGCCGATGCCGGCCGCGCCGCGGGCGATCGGCTGGGCATGCGCATCGCAACGGGGCTCAGCCGCTCGCTGCGCGGCGAGCTGACGGTGCAGGCACGCAGCGGCGGCGGCACCTCGGTGCAGGTGCGCTTCAAGGCCCCGGGCGACGCGGCCCGCGCGCCTGTCGGCCAGCGCTGA